In Procambarus clarkii isolate CNS0578487 chromosome 53, FALCON_Pclarkii_2.0, whole genome shotgun sequence, the following proteins share a genomic window:
- the LOC123767279 gene encoding dynein heavy chain-like, with protein sequence MDIVQEFQQVQYEVQYEVQHEVQYEVQYEVQHLVQHEVQYEVQHLVQHEVQYEVQHEVQYEVQHLVQHEVQYEVQHEVQYEVQYEVQYEVQYEVQYEVQYEVQYEVQYEVQYEVQYEVQHEVQYEVQHLVQHEVQHEVQYEVQYEVQYEVQYEVQYEVQYEVQYEVQHLVQHEVQYEVQHEVQYEVQHEVQHEVQYEVQYEVQYEVQYEVQYEVQHLVQYEVQYEVQYEVQHLVQHEVQYEVQHEVQHEVQYEVQDKVQLHPLTCPISCLMYSPAFRKY encoded by the exons atggatatagTGCAagaatttcag CAGGTACAGTACGAGGTACAGTATGAGGTACAGCACGAGGTACAGTACGAGGTACAGTACGAGGTACAGCACCTGGTACAGCACGAGGTACAGTACGAGGTACAGCACCTGGTACAGCACGAGGTACAGTACGAGGTACAGCACGAGGTACAGTACGAGGTACAGCACCTGGTACAGCACGAGGTACAGTACGAGGTACAGCACGAGGTACAGTACGAGGTACAGTATGAGGTACAATACGAGGTACAGTACGAGGTACAGTATGAGGTACAATACGAGGTACAGTACGAGGTACAGTATGAGGTACAATACGAGGTACAGTACGAGGTACAGCACGAGGTACAGTACGAGGTACAGCACCTGGTACAGCACGAGGTACAGCACGAGGTACAGTACGAGGTACAGTATGAGGTACAATACGAGGTACAGTACGAGGTACAGTATGAGGTACAATACGAGGTACAGTACGAGGTACAGCACCTGGTACAGCACGAGGTACAGTACGAGGTACAGCACGAGGTACAGTACGAGGTACAGCACGAGGTACAGCACGAGGTACAGTATGAGGTACAATACGAGGTACAGTACGAGGTACAATACGAGGTACAGTACGAGGTACAGCACCTGGTACAGTACGAGGTTCAGTACGAGGTACAGTACGAGGTACAGCACCTGGTACAGCACGAGGTACAGTACGAGGTACAGCACGAGGTACAGCACGAGGTACAGTACGAGGTACAGGACAAGGTACAGCTTCACCCACTTACATGTCCCATTTCATGTCTTATGTACAGTCCTGCATTCCGGAAATATTGA